One window of the Dehalococcoidia bacterium genome contains the following:
- a CDS encoding ABC transporter substrate-binding protein, with protein MSDITSSLSRRDLLRLMALAGSVPVAGGLLAACAPQPSPGAPAQPGAGTAPQPARIAERITVATQLFPPTFDPGLLIVGDSGEVIDAVFDNLVRMENDRIAPGLATAWRSEDGGKTWTFTLRPNVRFQNGDPLQASDVVFSYKRGISSGPNGAPMTGFSRIATTIEDIVAVDPLTVRVVARTPDALVPGRLVDMRIIPQRYYEQVGEAAFAQRPIGSGPYRITNFVPNTSVTIEAWPESWRGASKTKEWVWLLVPEPSARLNALRTGQADIATALSIDAAKALANSPDFKIAPIPAGAVVSVYLSPLLDTPFKDIRVRQAVRMAIDKKPLIDNLFSGYYRPISGQFVGEATFGYNPNARDPEYNPARARQLLAEAGYPNGFKTTLEFNTGIPFVTDVGQYVADQLRQIGIEAQIDAMDLNVWNTRFFASQLGPMQIILSLVQPLLDADLTLQFWTSQGATRRMENPEFDRTLLAARAELDQAKRLALLQECIRIINDLHVVAPLYQPTQIWGYSSKINDFKKGVSFGFNIQGITKSV; from the coding sequence ATGAGCGACATCACTTCATCCCTCTCGCGACGAGACCTGCTCCGACTGATGGCGCTTGCAGGGAGCGTCCCTGTCGCAGGGGGGCTGCTCGCTGCCTGTGCCCCCCAACCCTCGCCCGGCGCGCCCGCGCAGCCGGGGGCTGGCACCGCCCCGCAGCCGGCCCGCATCGCCGAACGAATCACGGTGGCGACCCAGCTGTTCCCGCCGACCTTCGATCCGGGCTTGCTCATCGTCGGCGACTCCGGCGAGGTGATCGACGCCGTCTTCGACAACCTCGTCCGGATGGAGAACGATAGGATCGCGCCCGGGCTGGCGACAGCGTGGCGGTCGGAGGATGGCGGCAAGACATGGACGTTCACCCTGCGGCCGAATGTCCGCTTCCAGAACGGCGACCCCCTGCAGGCGAGCGACGTCGTCTTCTCCTACAAGCGCGGGATCTCATCTGGGCCGAACGGCGCGCCGATGACCGGCTTCAGCCGCATCGCGACCACGATCGAGGACATCGTCGCGGTCGACCCCCTGACGGTGCGGGTCGTGGCGCGGACGCCGGACGCGCTCGTCCCCGGCCGGCTGGTCGATATGCGGATCATCCCGCAGCGGTATTACGAGCAGGTGGGCGAGGCGGCCTTTGCGCAGCGCCCTATCGGCAGCGGCCCGTACCGCATCACCAACTTCGTGCCGAACACGTCGGTGACAATCGAGGCGTGGCCGGAGTCGTGGCGCGGTGCCTCGAAGACGAAGGAGTGGGTGTGGCTCTTAGTCCCGGAGCCGAGCGCGCGGCTGAACGCGCTCCGCACCGGCCAAGCGGATATCGCCACCGCCCTGTCGATCGACGCCGCGAAGGCGCTTGCCAACTCGCCGGATTTCAAGATCGCGCCGATCCCGGCAGGCGCCGTCGTCTCAGTTTATCTCAGCCCGCTGCTCGACACTCCGTTCAAGGACATCCGCGTGCGCCAGGCCGTCCGGATGGCGATCGACAAGAAGCCGCTTATCGACAACCTCTTCTCGGGCTACTACCGGCCGATCAGCGGCCAGTTCGTCGGCGAGGCGACCTTCGGCTACAACCCGAACGCGCGCGACCCTGAATACAACCCCGCGCGCGCCCGCCAGCTTTTGGCCGAGGCCGGCTACCCGAACGGCTTCAAGACGACCCTCGAGTTCAATACGGGGATCCCGTTTGTCACCGATGTCGGCCAGTACGTCGCGGACCAGCTGCGCCAGATCGGCATCGAGGCGCAGATCGACGCCATGGACCTGAACGTCTGGAACACGCGGTTCTTTGCCAGCCAGCTGGGGCCGATGCAGATCATCCTCTCGCTCGTGCAGCCGCTCTTGGACGCCGACCTGACGCTCCAGTTCTGGACCTCGCAGGGAGCGACCCGCCGGATGGAAAATCCCGAGTTCGACCGAACGCTGCTCGCTGCCCGCGCCGAACTCGATCAAGCGAAGCGGCTCGCGCTGCTCCAGGAGTGCATCCGCATCATCAACGACCTGCACGTCGTTGCTCCGCTCTACCAGCCGACGCAGATCTGGGGCTACTCGTCGAAGATCAACGACTTCAAGAAGGGCGTCTCATTCGGCTTCAACATCCAGGGCATCACCAAGAGCGTCTGA
- a CDS encoding carboxymuconolactone decarboxylase family protein, translating into MASRPEQLERGRKRIQEIFGEFAPEIRAGFEDIAPDFFEYADEYVFGGLWCREGIDLKTRIQIVIGALTVLGLDFTLGHHIRAALVNGLTKQEIIETIMAVAPYGGHPRAIGAFRVAKAAFTEWDARHPDQARSNAS; encoded by the coding sequence ATGGCATCACGCCCCGAGCAGCTGGAACGAGGACGGAAGCGCATTCAAGAGATATTCGGCGAGTTCGCTCCCGAGATTCGCGCCGGCTTTGAGGATATTGCGCCGGACTTTTTCGAATATGCCGATGAGTATGTCTTCGGCGGGCTCTGGTGCCGCGAGGGGATCGACCTCAAGACGCGCATCCAGATTGTCATCGGCGCGCTTACTGTCCTCGGGCTGGACTTCACCCTCGGGCACCACATCCGGGCGGCGCTCGTCAATGGGCTCACCAAGCAGGAGATCATCGAGACCATCATGGCGGTCGCGCCGTACGGCGGTCACCCCCGTGCGATTGGCGCTTTTCGCGTCGCCAAGGCGGCTTTCACCGAGTGGGACGCCCGCCATCCCGACCAGGCGCGCTCGAACGCCTCTTAG
- a CDS encoding GNAT family N-acetyltransferase, translating into MLRPRRMRDDDILACLDLDPGYTTDWAWQLERREWGEETSFSLRPVKLPRPRTVDGYPIIPPLEERLEDADFALLLEDLAVAAYILAKRVGGRAILDLVVVGAPWRRQGLGGQLVGEVRAWARRCGLRFLEASVDARNAPAIRFLQKQGFTIRGVRDVVDREDEVTLLLAAPLT; encoded by the coding sequence GTGCTGCGCCCCCGCCGGATGCGCGATGACGACATCCTCGCCTGCCTTGATCTTGACCCCGGCTACACCACCGACTGGGCATGGCAGCTCGAACGGCGGGAATGGGGTGAGGAGACTAGCTTTTCTCTTCGGCCGGTCAAGCTGCCCCGTCCTCGGACAGTCGACGGGTATCCGATCATCCCGCCCCTGGAGGAACGGCTGGAGGACGCCGACTTCGCGCTCCTCCTGGAGGACCTCGCGGTCGCGGCCTACATCCTCGCCAAGCGGGTCGGCGGCCGCGCGATCCTCGACCTCGTTGTGGTGGGGGCGCCGTGGCGACGTCAAGGGCTGGGCGGGCAGCTGGTCGGCGAAGTCCGCGCATGGGCGCGACGATGCGGTCTCCGCTTTCTTGAGGCGAGCGTTGACGCGCGGAATGCGCCGGCAATCCGCTTTCTTCAGAAGCAGGGATTTACGATTCGGGGCGTGCGCGACGTCGTGGACCGCGAGGACGAGGTAACGCTCCTCCTCGCCGCTC
- the mutL gene encoding DNA mismatch repair endonuclease MutL produces the protein MPRRSRWRRRYDRTEQEAALPIRYLPPDLRERIAAGEVIERPASVVKELVENALDAGARRIVIEVRAGGFGGITVSDDGCGIPADELPLAVARHATSKLAAGDDLRAIATLGFRGEALASIAAVSELTIRSRPPEAAVGACLTVRGGQCGASDWVGGPPGTTVTVRDLFFNMPARRSGPAISRPITDVVAAYALLHPDVRWKFVSNGTVVFETPGTGLTGSLAAVFGHETTRRLLPVASVLVEGAISPPGLSRSDRRHLVIGVNGRPVRNPALFRAVEAAYRSLLPRGRSPLGVLDLSLDRDRVDPNIHPAKLEVRIDDERALAEQLQQAVEAALSRRLATPAWPRRAVLGLAGGQASFGRDFGVAEEPADYAPDEPDLTQLRAIGQFDNTFIIALGPDGLYLVDQHRAHERILYSDLARRAAENVQPPLFEGPEGDDALARAACTSALKAGQPLDPGEQQELLRRLALADVPTTCPHGAPTILRFDRRFLKRQFGRR, from the coding sequence TTGCCGCGTCGCTCGCGCTGGAGAAGACGCTACGATCGAACGGAACAGGAGGCTGCCCTGCCGATCCGCTATCTCCCGCCTGACCTGCGGGAGCGCATCGCTGCCGGCGAAGTGATCGAGCGTCCTGCCTCGGTCGTCAAGGAGCTGGTCGAGAACGCGCTCGACGCTGGCGCCCGCCGCATCGTCATCGAGGTCCGCGCCGGCGGGTTCGGCGGCATCACGGTCTCCGACGACGGCTGCGGGATTCCGGCCGATGAGTTGCCGCTTGCGGTCGCGCGCCACGCGACGAGCAAGCTGGCCGCCGGCGACGACCTGCGCGCTATCGCCACCTTGGGCTTTCGCGGCGAGGCGCTGGCGAGCATTGCGGCAGTGAGTGAGCTGACGATCCGCTCGCGCCCGCCGGAGGCTGCTGTCGGCGCCTGCCTGACCGTCCGGGGAGGGCAATGTGGCGCGAGCGACTGGGTCGGCGGTCCGCCGGGGACGACCGTGACGGTCCGCGACCTGTTTTTCAACATGCCGGCGCGACGCAGCGGCCCAGCGATCAGCCGCCCGATTACTGACGTCGTTGCCGCCTATGCGCTGCTCCACCCGGACGTCCGCTGGAAGTTCGTGAGCAACGGCACAGTTGTTTTCGAGACGCCCGGCACCGGCCTGACCGGTTCGCTGGCCGCCGTTTTCGGGCACGAGACAACACGGCGGCTGCTTCCCGTTGCAAGCGTTCTCGTCGAAGGCGCGATCAGCCCGCCGGGGCTCAGCCGCTCCGACCGCCGTCACCTCGTGATCGGCGTGAATGGGCGCCCCGTCCGCAACCCGGCGCTCTTCCGGGCGGTCGAAGCGGCATACCGGTCGCTCCTCCCGCGCGGTCGCTCGCCGCTCGGCGTGCTCGACCTCTCCCTCGATCGCGACCGTGTCGACCCAAACATCCATCCAGCGAAGCTCGAGGTCCGGATCGACGATGAGCGCGCGCTCGCGGAACAGCTGCAGCAAGCTGTCGAAGCAGCGCTCAGCCGCCGCCTCGCCACGCCAGCGTGGCCGCGGCGGGCAGTGCTCGGGCTCGCAGGCGGGCAGGCGTCGTTCGGCCGTGACTTCGGGGTCGCGGAAGAGCCCGCAGACTACGCGCCGGACGAGCCCGATCTCACGCAACTCCGCGCGATCGGCCAGTTCGACAACACCTTCATCATCGCTCTCGGTCCCGACGGCCTCTATCTCGTCGACCAGCACCGCGCCCATGAGCGCATCCTCTACAGCGACCTCGCGCGCCGCGCCGCGGAGAATGTCCAGCCGCCGCTCTTTGAGGGCCCCGAGGGCGACGACGCGCTCGCCCGCGCTGCCTGCACCTCGGCGCTCAAGGCAGGCCAGCCGCTCGACCCGGGCGAGCAGCAAGAATTGCTGCGCCGCCTTGCTCTCGCCGATGTGCCCACCACCTGTCCCCATGGCGCGCCGACCATCCTCCGCTTCGACCGCCGCTTCCTCAAGCGCCAGTTTGGCCGGCGCTAG
- a CDS encoding NAD-dependent epimerase/dehydratase family protein yields MNVLVTGGAGFIGSHTVDLLVARGYAVRVFDALLPPVHPVPVWPDYLPDGIERIAGDVRDRDALARALRGVDAVIHLAAYQDYLPDFSTFFHTNAVGTALLYEIIVAERLPIRRVVVASSQAVYGEGRYRCERDGDQYPPPRPVEQLDRGEWEPRCPVCREPMAWQPTDERHVDPHNQYALSKYTEERIALLLGARWGIPSVALRYSITQGARQSFTNAYSGILRSFTVRLLTGQRPVAYEDGQQVRDYVSVSDVARANLLALEDDRAIGRVFNVGSGRPTTVLEYAARLARYLGSSLTPETPGLYRAGDTRHIVSDISALRALGWEPTGTLDAIIAEYVEWARRQPGLDDHYGAAMQRMLATGALRRATT; encoded by the coding sequence ATGAACGTCTTGGTGACGGGCGGAGCGGGCTTCATCGGCAGCCACACCGTCGATCTCCTCGTGGCACGCGGCTATGCCGTGCGCGTGTTCGACGCCCTTCTCCCCCCGGTTCACCCGGTTCCCGTTTGGCCAGACTACCTTCCCGACGGCATTGAGCGCATCGCTGGGGACGTACGCGACCGTGACGCCCTCGCCCGCGCTCTGCGCGGGGTCGATGCCGTCATCCATCTCGCTGCTTATCAAGATTATCTGCCGGACTTCTCCACCTTCTTTCACACCAACGCGGTTGGAACCGCGCTCCTCTACGAGATCATCGTCGCCGAGCGGCTGCCGATCCGCAGGGTCGTGGTCGCCAGCTCGCAAGCGGTCTACGGCGAGGGACGCTACCGCTGCGAACGAGATGGCGACCAATACCCGCCGCCTCGGCCGGTAGAGCAGCTCGACCGCGGGGAGTGGGAGCCGCGCTGCCCAGTCTGTCGCGAGCCGATGGCATGGCAGCCGACCGATGAACGCCACGTCGACCCGCACAATCAGTATGCCCTTTCGAAATATACGGAGGAGCGGATCGCGCTTCTTCTCGGCGCGCGGTGGGGTATTCCCTCAGTGGCGCTGCGCTACTCGATCACGCAAGGCGCGCGTCAAAGCTTCACGAACGCCTACAGCGGTATTCTGCGCTCTTTCACCGTCCGCCTGCTCACCGGCCAGCGGCCAGTGGCCTATGAAGACGGGCAGCAGGTCCGCGACTATGTTTCTGTCAGCGACGTGGCGCGGGCAAACCTTCTCGCCTTGGAGGATGACCGCGCGATCGGCCGCGTCTTCAATGTCGGCAGCGGGCGGCCAACGACAGTGCTCGAATATGCGGCGCGCCTTGCGCGCTACCTCGGGTCCTCCCTCACTCCCGAGACGCCCGGCCTGTATCGCGCGGGCGATACCCGCCATATCGTCTCGGATATCTCGGCATTGCGCGCCCTCGGCTGGGAGCCAACCGGGACGCTCGACGCCATAATCGCCGAGTATGTCGAATGGGCGCGCCGCCAGCCAGGGCTCGATGACCACTATGGCGCAGCGATGCAGCGCATGCTTGCCACGGGCGCGCTGCGCCGGGCGACGACGTGA
- a CDS encoding D-2-hydroxyacid dehydrogenase, producing MIGTRKSAGQPAYNLLDLIPEPAMTVKAAIAGTFSAEEWELLRAVPDVELVDLSVWGSWHPPAPPESEQYRALVAALPSQLAGVEALLLMGPARPLVDCAPDLKWIQIPWAGLDQVAAAGVFERGIVVTNAKGLNARYVAEWALAAILAFAKNLPRYIRQQPAKCWDRHPALSLEEITVGIVGLGTIGSELARRAQALGMRVIAIRRSGPAAPPPGVAWLGGPADLDRLLAEADVVVLTAPHTAETRGLIGARQLQTMKRSAYLVNVARGALVDEEALAAALREGVIAGAALDVFQTEPLPPSSPLWDLDNVILTPHVSGSYEGHFHRVLRLFIANLERYIAGQPLLNVCDPEKGY from the coding sequence ATGATAGGCACGCGCAAGAGTGCCGGTCAACCAGCCTACAATCTGCTCGACCTCATCCCGGAGCCGGCTATGACCGTCAAAGCAGCGATTGCGGGAACCTTCAGTGCGGAAGAGTGGGAGCTCCTCCGGGCAGTGCCGGATGTCGAATTGGTCGACCTCTCAGTCTGGGGAAGTTGGCACCCTCCTGCCCCGCCGGAGAGCGAGCAGTACCGCGCCCTCGTGGCCGCTCTTCCCTCTCAGCTCGCTGGGGTAGAAGCGCTCCTCCTGATGGGACCGGCGCGTCCGCTCGTCGACTGTGCGCCCGACCTGAAATGGATCCAAATCCCGTGGGCCGGACTGGACCAAGTCGCTGCCGCCGGTGTCTTTGAGCGCGGCATTGTGGTGACGAATGCCAAAGGGCTGAATGCCCGCTATGTTGCCGAATGGGCGCTCGCCGCCATCCTTGCGTTCGCCAAGAACCTGCCGCGCTACATCCGGCAGCAGCCCGCAAAGTGCTGGGATCGCCATCCCGCGCTCAGCCTCGAGGAGATCACCGTCGGCATCGTCGGATTAGGGACAATCGGAAGCGAACTCGCGCGTCGCGCTCAGGCGTTGGGCATGCGCGTCATCGCCATTCGCCGGTCCGGGCCGGCCGCCCCGCCGCCTGGCGTCGCCTGGCTGGGCGGCCCTGCAGACTTGGACCGGCTGCTTGCGGAGGCGGATGTCGTCGTCCTCACCGCGCCCCACACTGCTGAGACGCGCGGCCTGATCGGCGCGCGCCAGCTGCAGACGATGAAGCGGAGCGCCTATCTTGTCAATGTGGCTCGAGGCGCATTGGTAGACGAAGAGGCGCTAGCGGCTGCGCTCCGCGAGGGGGTGATTGCGGGCGCCGCGCTCGACGTCTTTCAGACCGAACCCCTCCCGCCAAGCAGTCCGCTCTGGGACCTCGACAACGTCATTCTCACTCCGCACGTCTCCGGCTCGTATGAGGGGCATTTCCACCGCGTCCTGCGCCTGTTCATCGCGAACCTCGAGCGTTATATCGCCGGCCAGCCGCTCCTCAATGTCTGCGACCCAGAGAAAGGCTACTAG
- a CDS encoding DNA methyltransferase translates to MLPPGRRECSATISFVPTLPLDTVLEGDCVEILETFPPASVDLVFADPPYNLQLQRPLYRPNGSRVAAVDASWDQIGSFAAYDAFTRRWLAACRRVLKPTGTIWVIGTYHNIYRVGAILQDLGFWILNDIVMIKTNPMPNFRGVRFANAHETLLWAQRERGASYTFNYQTMKALNDDLQMRSDWYLPVCSGSERLRVEGRKAHPTQKPEALLYRILLASSQPGDVVLDPFFGTGTTGAVAKKLGRRWIGIEQDAAYVAMARQRIAAVAPVADVALDWPPPRERRIPFGALLEAGLLHPGDLLRFDRSDEMAMVLATGRLRWRGREGSIHQLGRLLAGGPTNGWARWLYCDPLHGWQPIDRLRQRLRQSAAAARVSFHHGAREG, encoded by the coding sequence ATGCTCCCTCCAGGACGCCGGGAGTGTAGCGCTACAATCTCTTTCGTGCCGACGCTCCCGCTCGATACTGTTCTTGAAGGCGATTGCGTGGAGATCCTCGAAACCTTTCCTCCCGCATCAGTCGACCTGGTATTCGCTGACCCTCCTTACAACTTGCAGCTGCAGCGGCCGCTCTATCGGCCAAACGGCAGTCGCGTGGCTGCGGTCGATGCGAGCTGGGACCAAATCGGCTCCTTTGCCGCCTACGATGCCTTCACGCGACGGTGGCTCGCTGCCTGCCGGCGTGTCCTCAAGCCGACGGGAACTATCTGGGTGATCGGCACCTACCACAACATCTATCGGGTAGGCGCAATTCTTCAGGACCTCGGCTTTTGGATCCTGAATGACATTGTGATGATCAAGACGAACCCCATGCCGAACTTTCGCGGCGTTCGGTTTGCCAATGCCCACGAGACCCTCCTCTGGGCCCAGCGTGAGCGCGGCGCTTCCTACACCTTCAATTACCAAACGATGAAAGCGCTCAACGACGATCTCCAAATGCGGAGCGACTGGTATCTGCCGGTCTGTTCCGGCAGCGAGCGGCTTCGCGTCGAGGGGCGGAAGGCGCATCCGACCCAAAAACCGGAGGCACTCCTCTACCGCATCCTGCTCGCGAGCAGCCAGCCGGGCGATGTCGTGCTCGACCCGTTCTTCGGCACGGGGACAACAGGAGCGGTCGCGAAGAAGCTCGGCCGCCGCTGGATCGGCATCGAGCAGGACGCAGCCTACGTCGCGATGGCCCGGCAGCGCATCGCCGCCGTCGCGCCCGTCGCCGACGTGGCGCTTGACTGGCCTCCTCCTCGCGAGCGGCGCATCCCGTTCGGTGCCCTGCTCGAGGCTGGGCTGCTTCACCCCGGCGACCTGCTGCGCTTTGACCGGTCCGACGAAATGGCAATGGTGCTTGCGACCGGTCGGCTCCGCTGGCGCGGCCGCGAGGGGTCGATCCATCAGCTGGGGCGTCTCCTCGCCGGCGGCCCAACGAACGGCTGGGCGCGGTGGCTGTACTGCGACCCGCTGCACGGCTGGCAGCCGATCGATCGCCTCCGACAGCGCCTGCGCCAGTCGGCGGCTGCTGCGCGCGTTTCATTCCACCACGGAGCAAGGGAAGGATGA
- a CDS encoding glycosyltransferase family 39 protein yields the protein MQASSTVSQRRLFSAGGAGVALLLAAFALRISNLGSDSFWMDELNTALVSAQPLSAILRWNLDVGVHPPGHLILVHFWQRLVGGSEFALRLLSLIAGTLAVAAAYRLALDLFNLRAAVIAALLLTFSNLMIYFARENRAYAWLSMLGVLAVLVTQRALQRGGGVWLVLLGILTLAPYLHYYGVFVAVLAGGAVIASLPALPPGQRWRPIGRFALVVLGAAALYLPWVPGAQLQLHNRPDLGYFWPNSLSAFLDTLAAITPDLPVWLPVSVIAYAVVRRTSRPVLFLAAVLAIGVGAVLLLNAFKATLFFRNVILFLPVYTVLFSGALLVLAADLARWMSLRRAAPLRSSLIAQGVLVSAVALSLVQAPPTLAWKAARPDWRGVARMLDAEATPADLILVAQWPFTLTYYLTNPRLVDRVQDALNTNDALASGPWTFDQPATVWWVILGLESKYAPAFAASLGEGYEIDDRFFELTVVKRRGVASRAEALYRAGEVLEALGLAQLTYPHDPLARGLELLERSNLPQSPVSRLFRATRAAMRQPLSAQLQLRLGNELLANGLEEEAAAAFEKATELEEQGAIRHLAARNLGQLRLRQGRVGEAREWFETAIDAQPDWAFWPLLGLGEALLRQGDRSGAEAAFARAANDEAHPDRIVAVKRLAAFYREDGRLHDARELLTRYLAHSPRDPRGWLEYGDVLSALGSQGEAEFAYRRTVELEAMGALAYEAAMRLGNAANARGERAQALEWYAVARERQPAWTFWPSLARAAVFRQAGQFAEAEREIQRALAVENNPDRFVALAELALLRAAEGRAEEAQSLAVQVLALGGVTPEVAERMRALLRP from the coding sequence ATGCAGGCGTCGAGCACTGTAAGCCAACGCCGACTGTTCAGCGCCGGAGGAGCCGGCGTCGCGCTCCTGCTGGCGGCGTTCGCGCTCCGCATCTCCAACCTCGGCAGCGACAGCTTCTGGATGGATGAGCTCAATACTGCGCTTGTCTCGGCGCAGCCGCTTTCTGCGATCCTCAGATGGAACCTCGACGTCGGGGTCCACCCGCCGGGACACCTGATCCTCGTCCATTTTTGGCAGCGGCTCGTCGGGGGGAGCGAGTTCGCGCTTCGCCTGCTCTCGCTCATTGCCGGCACGCTGGCGGTCGCGGCGGCATATCGACTCGCGCTCGACCTGTTCAACCTGCGCGCGGCCGTGATTGCCGCCCTGCTGCTCACCTTCTCGAACCTGATGATTTACTTCGCCCGCGAAAACCGCGCCTACGCTTGGCTGTCGATGCTCGGCGTGCTTGCCGTGCTGGTGACGCAGCGCGCGCTCCAGCGTGGCGGCGGTGTCTGGCTGGTGCTGCTGGGGATCCTGACGCTCGCCCCCTATCTTCACTACTACGGCGTCTTTGTCGCTGTTCTCGCCGGGGGTGCGGTTATCGCTTCCCTGCCGGCGCTCCCGCCAGGCCAACGCTGGCGGCCGATCGGACGCTTCGCGCTTGTCGTGCTCGGCGCAGCGGCGCTCTACCTGCCGTGGGTCCCGGGAGCGCAGCTTCAGCTGCACAACCGGCCTGATCTGGGATACTTCTGGCCGAATTCTCTTAGCGCCTTCCTCGACACCCTGGCCGCGATCACGCCGGACCTCCCCGTCTGGCTCCCCGTGAGCGTCATCGCGTACGCCGTCGTCCGCCGCACGAGCCGTCCTGTCCTGTTCCTCGCCGCTGTGCTCGCGATCGGCGTCGGCGCCGTGCTGCTGCTGAACGCCTTCAAAGCCACTCTCTTCTTCCGGAATGTGATCCTCTTTCTGCCGGTCTACACCGTCCTCTTCAGCGGCGCGCTGCTCGTTCTCGCCGCCGACCTCGCCCGCTGGATGTCGCTCCGTCGCGCGGCGCCGCTGCGTTCCAGCCTGATTGCGCAGGGAGTGCTCGTGAGCGCCGTCGCGCTCTCGCTCGTGCAGGCGCCGCCCACGCTTGCTTGGAAGGCCGCCCGACCCGATTGGCGCGGGGTAGCGCGGATGCTCGACGCGGAGGCGACCCCTGCCGACCTGATCCTCGTTGCCCAGTGGCCGTTCACGCTCACCTACTACCTTACCAATCCTCGCCTCGTCGACCGCGTGCAGGACGCGCTCAACACCAATGACGCCCTTGCCAGCGGACCCTGGACGTTTGACCAGCCGGCGACGGTCTGGTGGGTCATTCTCGGGCTCGAATCGAAATACGCCCCGGCATTCGCTGCCTCCCTTGGCGAGGGGTATGAGATTGACGATCGCTTCTTTGAGCTGACGGTCGTCAAGCGTCGTGGGGTTGCCAGCCGGGCGGAGGCGCTCTATCGTGCGGGTGAGGTGTTGGAGGCGCTCGGCCTTGCCCAGCTAACCTATCCCCACGATCCGCTCGCGCGCGGGCTGGAGCTTCTCGAGCGTTCGAATCTGCCGCAATCCCCTGTTTCCCGGCTCTTCCGGGCAACTCGAGCGGCGATGCGCCAGCCCCTCTCGGCGCAGCTTCAGCTCCGGCTCGGCAATGAACTGCTAGCGAACGGGCTTGAGGAAGAAGCGGCTGCGGCATTTGAGAAGGCAACCGAACTGGAAGAGCAGGGGGCTATTCGCCACCTCGCGGCGCGCAACCTTGGGCAGCTTCGCCTCCGCCAAGGCCGGGTCGGCGAAGCGCGGGAGTGGTTCGAGACGGCGATCGACGCCCAGCCAGACTGGGCGTTCTGGCCGCTTCTCGGGCTTGGCGAAGCGCTTCTCCGCCAAGGCGATCGCTCTGGCGCCGAGGCGGCATTCGCCCGAGCCGCGAACGACGAGGCGCACCCCGACCGGATCGTCGCCGTCAAGCGCCTCGCCGCGTTCTACCGCGAGGACGGACGGCTGCACGACGCGCGCGAACTGCTCACGCGCTACCTCGCGCACTCTCCCCGCGACCCACGAGGCTGGCTGGAGTACGGCGATGTGCTGAGCGCCTTGGGCAGCCAAGGGGAAGCTGAATTCGCCTATCGCCGCACGGTCGAACTCGAGGCGATGGGAGCACTCGCTTACGAGGCGGCGATGCGCCTCGGGAACGCCGCGAATGCCCGCGGCGAGCGAGCGCAGGCCCTCGAGTGGTACGCCGTCGCCCGCGAACGCCAGCCGGCGTGGACTTTTTGGCCCAGCCTTGCCCGAGCCGCAGTCTTTCGTCAAGCCGGACAGTTTGCGGAAGCAGAGCGAGAGATTCAGCGCGCGCTGGCCGTCGAGAACAACCCCGACCGGTTCGTCGCCCTTGCTGAACTGGCCCTCCTTCGTGCTGCCGAAGGCCGTGCCGAGGAAGCGCAGTCGCTCGCCGTTCAGGTCCTCGCCCTCGGAGGGGTGACGCCCGAAGTCGCTGAGCGGATGCGGGCGCTCCTCCGTCCCTAA